A genomic window from Erpetoichthys calabaricus chromosome 17, fErpCal1.3, whole genome shotgun sequence includes:
- the LOC127526139 gene encoding IgGFc-binding protein-like, with protein sequence MAVYVYGFKDQDGYGTSGACFSAIDPCSSIKCREKEKCDKGVCIPLSKATCWAVGDPHYKTFDGKTFDFQGTCTYTLAKSNEKDTSIVAFSVTVKNENRGSTKVSFVKTVNVNIYGQTITITKMEKGTVRVNGVTTNLPVTLQNGQLRVYRSGISAFVDTAVGIQVSFDWEMSFALTIPSTYFNSVSGLCGNYNDNKDDDLMNPDGSTASSVLVFGSSWKVEDDDLFCHHDCTGGCPSCEESLQQKYRSEGFCGLMAKPDGPFANCHASIDPKMYVNNCIYDMCINNGYLLFLCQAMKSYAEACQRAGVKVLDWRTPANCPLPCPEYSHYELCGNACPASCSELDAPANCKLPCVETCQCDAGYVLSGDKCEPKDNCGCTYNGRYLSSGESFLTDKCDQQCTCDPSTAKVKCVTFKCKSSEQCDLRNGVRGCFPTTYSKCVASGDPHYITFDGKTYDFQGTCVYQFSKLISTDPTLVPFEVQVQNEHRGKNKAVAYTKFTLINILDNQIIMSNENPEKVMVNNIYVTLPFYIERNKASIFRSGQFAVLQTKFGLRLTFNWDGYIALTLPSSYSGAVAGLCGNLNGNKDDDLMKPDKTQAKTPDEFGKSWLVEEIPGCIHACQGTCPTCDVNMKHQYESNDYCGILIDKAGPFKDCHAKVDPKLYFDNCVYDVCLYKGQAASLCQALTAYTALCQDAGAKISVWRTDKLCPLNCKANSHYEVCASGCPLTCYGLTTPPSCEGDLCKEGCACDDGFVLSGGDCVPLTNCGCVYNEQYYKVNEVFFPQGLCFPKVCFATLVEM encoded by the exons ATGGCCGTTTATGTCTATGGCTTCAAAGATCAAGATGGTTATGGAACAAGTGGAGCATGCTTTTCTG CCATAGATCCTTGTAGTTCAATTAAATGTCGAGAAAAGGAAAAGTGTGATAAAGGAGTCTGCATACCTCTCTCCAAGGCTACCTGCTGGGCTGTCGGTGATCCTCATTACAAAACCTTTGATGGCAAAACATTTGATTTCCAAGGCACATGCACTTATACTCTGGCTAAAAGCAACGAAAAAGATACTTCTATAGTGGCATTCTCTGTGACCGTGAAGAATGAAAATCGCGGCAGTACTAAAGTGTCTTTTGTCAAGACAGTGAATGTGAATATTTACGGCCAAACcattacaattacaaaaatggaaaaaggcaCAGTCCGG GTAAACGGTGTGACAACAAATCTGCCAGTCACTTTGCAGAATGGCCAGCTCCGTGTGTATCGCAGTGGGATCTCAGCTTTTGTAGATACAGCTGTTGGAATCCAGGTGTCGTTCGACTGGGAAATGTCTTTTGCCCTCACCATCCCCAGCACTTATTTCAATAGCGTCAGTGGGCTTTGCGGAAACTACAATGACAACAAGGATGATGACCTAATGAACCCCGATGGAAGCACTGCTTCAAGTGTCTTAGTGTTTGGAAGTAGCTGGAAAGTAGAAGATGATGACCTGTTTTGCCACCATGACTGCACAGGTGGCTGTCCTAGTTGTGAGGAGAGCCTGCAGCAGAAATATCGTAGTGAAGGCTTCTGCGGTCTCATGGCCAAACCAGATGGACCCTTCGCAAACTGCCATGCCTCAATTGACCCCAAGATGTATGTCAACAACTGTATTTATGATATGTGCATTAACAATGGCTATCTCCTCTTCCTTTGCCAAGCTATGAAGAGCTATGCTGAGGCTTGTCAGAGAGCCGGGGTCAAGGTGTTAGACTGGAGAACACCAGCAAATTGTC CCCTACCATGCCCTGAATACAGCCACTATGAACTTTGTGGAAATGCCTGCCCAGCATCATGTAGTGAACTTGACGCCCCTGCCAACTGTAAACTTCCCTGTGTGGAAACGTGCCAGTGTGACGCAGGGTACGTGCTGAGCGGTGATAAATGTGAGCCCAAAGATAACTGCGGCTGCACCTACAATGGACGTTACCTTTCATCAGGAGAATCCTTCTTGACAGATAAGTGTGACCAACAGTGCACCTGTGATCCAAGCACTGCCAAGGTTAAGTGTGTCACTTTTAAGTGCAAGAGCTCAGAACAGTGTGATCTCCGTAATGGAGTGAGAGGCTGCTTCCCTACTACTTACTCCAAATGTGTGGCATCTGGCGATCCTCACTACATCACCTTTGATGGCAAGACCTATGATTTCCAGGGTACTTGTGTCTACCAGTTTTCCAAACTGATTTCCACAGATCCCACGCTCGTCCCCTTTGAAGTACAAGTCCAAAATGAACACCGAGGCAAGAACAAGGCAGTGGCCTACACTAAATTCACTCTTATCAACATCCTTGACAATCAAATTATAATGTCCAACGAAAACCCTGAAAAAGTCATG gttAACAATATTTATGTAACTCTTCCATTCTACATTGAACGAAACAAGGCCTCCATTTTTAGGAGTGGTCAGTTTGCTGTTTTGCAGACCAAATTTGGTCTAAGACTGACCTTCAACTGGGACGGTTACATTGCTCTCACACTGCCCAGCTCCTACTCCGGTGCTGTTGCTGGGCTTTGTGGAAATCTTAACGGTAACAAAGATGATGATCTAATGAAACCCGACAAGACGCAAGCGAAAACCCCTGATGAATTTGGGAAGAGCTGGCTagtggaggagattccaggatgCATTCACGCATGTCAGGGCACATGTCCCACCTGTGATGTTAACATGAAGCACCAGTATGAATCAAATGATTATTGTGGCATCCTCATAGACAAAGCTGGGCCTTTCAAGGACTGCCATGCCAAGGTGGATCCTAAGCTTTACTTTGACAACTGTGTCTATGATGTGTGTCTGTACAAAGGCCAGGCTGCTTCTCTCTGTCAGGCTCTCACTGCCTACACAGCTCTCTGCCAAGATGCTGGTGCCAAGATATCTGTATGGAGGACTGACAAATTGTGTC CTCTAAACTGCAAGGCAAACAGCCACTATGAGGTGTGTGCCTCTGGATGTCCCCTGACATGTTATGGCCTAACCACACCACCAAGCTGCGAGGGCGATCTCTGTAAAGAAGGATGTGCCTGCGATGATGGGTTTGTACTCAGCGGAGGTGACTGCGTACCACTGACTAATTGTGGCTGTGTTTACAACGAGCAGTATTACAAGGTCAATGAAGTCTTCTTCCCACAAGGTCTGTGCTTCCCAAAGGTGTGTTTTGCAACATTGGTGGAAATGTGA